The following are from one region of the Ruficoccus sp. ZRK36 genome:
- a CDS encoding AsmA-like C-terminal region-containing protein — protein MSAPGQKTVRPWWKRLLGWVHVLFNLGLLAALILQGVLLYLLWEDGELPIPDFAVQKLERAVAEQGLEIDIARMKFDLRGILLLEDIKVSLPGYHEPVAEIDLIMVDFPPWALLDRKLLPNEVWLSRCNLYCPSVLSPTGTRERVAEDIFTEVAIRHQRLDLDRLILKVDGLDIRAEGSLPVTMIQKLTEGPAMDEKERERLMAEGYTAFCRALLEARPWVERFTDPRIQLQLGVSGEQASVIAQFQAESFNLGQGVEGERIVATAQAVGAGADSFRLKKARARVQQLHWEDKVSARFAAVEAVIPNKGIQALPTACHYGAAGVEGMNLSAEVVIGQVNFAQIKKPSGWIHIDSGANWLLVEGRVDTEQETANLSVDAWWDPLDLLKISFLEGKFTHPPDLDCSERPRWGGSVVLDKGYEFDSAEVYLDFGKTRYEALNLLSAFAKARITPTLVYVSQAELTTARYTVNGTYREELDTKRYRYLLNGNVDPLEISFLIDADWWDPLWKDFDFHGVMPYSNIDIQGTYGQGDLGKTFFGYNELLDFSYQGVEVNAFTAMLWREQARIILYDMDGQSNSGDFNAAIQFSYTPDGETRTSLGFAAATTLPLKEAASLAGDEALSYVEDFKLSAAPRLQVNGLTVDGVGGKDDELFLKIIADMDDRVVYEGFIFDHLAFHGMKQPDVLQLRKIAFGMAGGEGTGQADVKLVDGGEGNEMALGLSLRGASYADLLTSVPMLSTHSETVKNSKTAQPPTTSSEKKAMELAKIDFDLNAQGTTGDVKTFRGHGQIGISNALLGQFHIFGGLSRAIQAIGLNLGTVDFTKGTAPFVLGKGYAHFPGLTISGPTARIDANGNFNLDTGELDFYLSLYPLGGVDIPLISTIFSAINPLTDVVEAQLTGTASEPKWAVDFRPLGIITGQKQVDNPTGETLPNKGQSGQYIMDD, from the coding sequence ATGAGCGCGCCTGGCCAGAAAACGGTACGTCCCTGGTGGAAACGTCTGCTGGGCTGGGTACACGTCCTGTTTAACCTGGGGCTGCTCGCGGCCCTGATCCTGCAGGGGGTGCTTTTATATCTGCTGTGGGAGGACGGCGAGCTGCCGATCCCCGACTTTGCGGTGCAGAAGCTCGAGCGTGCCGTTGCCGAGCAGGGGCTGGAGATCGACATCGCGCGCATGAAGTTCGACCTGCGGGGGATTCTCCTGCTGGAGGATATCAAGGTGAGCCTGCCCGGCTACCATGAGCCGGTGGCAGAGATCGACCTGATCATGGTAGACTTTCCGCCCTGGGCATTGCTGGACCGCAAGCTCCTGCCGAATGAGGTCTGGCTCTCGCGCTGTAACCTGTATTGCCCGTCAGTGCTCTCTCCGACGGGGACGCGTGAGCGGGTGGCTGAGGATATCTTTACCGAGGTGGCGATCCGCCACCAGCGTCTGGATCTGGACCGGCTCATCCTGAAAGTGGACGGCCTCGACATTCGGGCCGAGGGTTCGCTGCCGGTTACGATGATTCAGAAATTGACCGAAGGCCCCGCCATGGACGAAAAGGAGCGGGAGCGTCTCATGGCCGAGGGATACACAGCCTTTTGCCGCGCCTTGTTGGAGGCGCGCCCCTGGGTCGAGCGTTTCACCGATCCGCGTATCCAGCTCCAGCTTGGGGTGAGTGGTGAGCAGGCGTCGGTCATCGCCCAGTTCCAGGCCGAGTCGTTTAATCTCGGGCAGGGGGTCGAGGGCGAGCGCATCGTGGCCACGGCTCAGGCAGTGGGAGCAGGTGCCGATTCTTTCCGGTTAAAAAAAGCACGAGCCCGTGTCCAGCAACTGCACTGGGAGGACAAGGTCAGTGCTCGCTTCGCGGCGGTCGAGGCCGTTATCCCGAACAAGGGTATCCAGGCGCTGCCGACGGCCTGCCACTATGGCGCGGCCGGGGTGGAGGGGATGAATCTCTCCGCCGAGGTGGTTATCGGGCAGGTGAACTTCGCACAGATAAAAAAGCCCTCAGGTTGGATACACATCGACTCGGGGGCGAACTGGCTACTCGTCGAGGGGCGGGTCGATACCGAGCAGGAAACGGCGAACCTCTCAGTGGATGCCTGGTGGGACCCGCTGGACCTGCTCAAGATCAGCTTTCTGGAGGGAAAGTTTACCCATCCGCCGGATCTGGACTGCTCGGAGCGCCCGCGCTGGGGCGGGAGCGTGGTCCTGGACAAGGGCTACGAGTTTGACTCTGCCGAGGTTTATCTGGATTTCGGGAAAACCCGCTACGAGGCGCTGAATCTGCTGAGCGCTTTCGCAAAGGCGCGGATCACCCCGACACTGGTGTATGTGTCGCAGGCCGAGCTGACCACCGCACGCTACACAGTCAACGGCACCTATCGCGAGGAGCTGGACACGAAGCGCTACCGCTACCTGCTCAACGGTAATGTAGACCCGCTGGAGATTTCATTCCTCATCGATGCTGATTGGTGGGACCCGCTCTGGAAGGACTTCGATTTCCACGGCGTCATGCCGTACTCGAACATCGATATTCAGGGCACCTACGGTCAGGGCGACCTTGGCAAAACCTTCTTCGGGTATAACGAGTTGCTGGACTTTTCCTATCAGGGGGTCGAGGTAAATGCCTTTACCGCCATGCTGTGGCGCGAGCAGGCCCGGATCATCCTCTACGATATGGATGGGCAGAGCAACAGTGGCGACTTCAACGCCGCCATCCAGTTCTCCTATACCCCGGATGGTGAGACCCGGACCTCACTGGGATTTGCTGCTGCGACAACTCTGCCCCTGAAGGAGGCTGCTTCGCTGGCCGGAGACGAGGCGCTCAGCTACGTGGAAGATTTCAAGCTGTCTGCTGCTCCACGCCTGCAGGTGAACGGCTTGACGGTCGATGGGGTAGGGGGCAAGGACGATGAGCTCTTTCTCAAGATCATCGCCGATATGGATGACAGAGTGGTGTATGAGGGCTTCATTTTTGATCACCTGGCGTTCCACGGGATGAAGCAGCCCGACGTGCTCCAGCTGCGTAAAATCGCCTTTGGGATGGCTGGGGGTGAAGGCACGGGCCAGGCCGACGTGAAGCTGGTCGATGGCGGAGAGGGTAATGAAATGGCCCTCGGGCTGTCACTGCGGGGGGCTTCCTACGCAGACCTGCTAACCTCGGTGCCCATGCTCTCCACCCACTCAGAGACGGTTAAAAACAGTAAAACGGCTCAGCCTCCAACGACATCCTCGGAGAAAAAGGCCATGGAGCTGGCGAAGATCGACTTCGACCTCAATGCGCAGGGCACGACCGGTGATGTGAAAACTTTCCGCGGGCATGGGCAGATCGGCATCAGTAATGCCTTGCTCGGGCAGTTCCATATCTTTGGAGGTCTCTCGCGGGCGATCCAGGCCATTGGCCTGAATCTCGGCACGGTTGATTTTACCAAGGGGACGGCACCTTTTGTCCTCGGCAAGGGCTACGCACACTTCCCGGGCTTGACCATCTCTGGCCCGACGGCCCGCATCGACGCCAACGGCAACTTCAACCTCGATACCGGTGAGCTGGACTTTTACCTCTCGCTCTATCCGTTGGGGGGCGTCGACATCCCCCTGATATCCACCATTTTCTCGGCCATCAACCCGCTTACGGACGTGGTGGAGGCGCAGTTGACCGGTACAGCGAGCGAGCCCAAGTGGGCGGTTGATTTCCGCCCGTTGGGGATCATTACTGGCCAGAAGCAAGTGGACAATCCTACCGGAGAAACTCTCCCCAACAAGGGCCAGAGCGGCCAGTACATCATGGACGACTGA